A genomic region of Cotesia glomerata isolate CgM1 linkage group LG9, MPM_Cglom_v2.3, whole genome shotgun sequence contains the following coding sequences:
- the LOC123272109 gene encoding protein BCCIP homolog, protein MAASAKKRDVENKAKENEDITSSDVSSDEENVDNNDEKGNQIMVDFVGRTPDDSDYHGIKILLQQLFLKAHVNVGALADYIISHNYVGSVVKQETNDDDDDEDDEDDTSDVGDVFGVTSVINISHSQVSPNEECIQQLRTLLKELSSEYATDSVNGMINNILENDSSALGLIINERFVNIPADISVPLLENLMSDMKRATAKKMAYDFKYYVIISKLSKPKTVTVKKSKKKNSEEPEDLWSNQEEEVFDEEAMCKFEFSVDKETDTGLSGTWNEDDDELIPYRRVMIFEAEKLPGIIEKIKKFIAH, encoded by the exons ATGGCTGCGTCGGCTAAAAAACGTGATGTAGAAAATAAGGCGAAGGAAAATGAAGATATTACGAGCAGTGATGTGAGCAGTGACGAAGAAAATGTCGACAATAATGATGAAAAG GGCAACCAGATTATGGTGGACTTTGTAGGACGTACGCCGGACGACTCAGATTATCATGGGATTAAGATTCTGTTGCAGCAATTGTTTTTAAAGGCTCATGTAAATGTTGGTGCGCTGGCAGATTATATTATTTCCCATAACTACGTTGGCTCGGTTGTGAAACAGGAGactaatgatgatgatgatgatgaggaCGATGAGGATGATACTAGTGATGTCGGTGACGTTTTTGGGGTCACCAGTGTCATTAATATCTCCCACAGCCAAGTAAGccct AACGAAGAATGTATCCAGCAACTGCGCACTCTTTTAAAAGAACTCTCCAGCGAGTATGCAACAGACTCAGTCAACGGAATGATCAACAACATCCTGGAGAATGATTCATCCGCACTAGGTCTGATCATAAACGAAAGATTCGTCAACATCCCAGCAGACATATCAGTTCCTCTTTTAGAGAACCTGATGTCCGATATGAAGCGCGCAACTGCCAAGAAGATGGCCTACGACTTTAAGTACTACGTGATAATCTCAAAATTGTCAAAACCAAAAACTGTAACTGTTAAGAAGAGCAAGAAGAAGAATTCCGAAGAACCGGAAGATTTGTGGAGCAATCAAGAGGAAGAAGTATTTGATGAAGAAGCGATGTGTAAATTCGAGTTCTCCGTTGATAAAGAAACAGACACTGGATTATCCGGGACCTGGAACGAAGATGACGACGAGCTGATTCCTTACAGGCGTGTAATGATATTCGAGGCTGAAAAATTACCaggaattattgaaaaaattaaaaaatttattgctcaTTAA